A window of Acidimicrobiales bacterium contains these coding sequences:
- the rplJ gene encoding 50S ribosomal protein L10 has translation MDNPRAEKVAVVDEVRQHLDDADAVILTEYRGLTVKDLAGLRRSLRTNGGEYKIFKNTLVRLAAKQSGLEALDELLTGPTAIAFVSGDAAAVAKSLRDYSRTNPLLVIKGGVLGDKVIGPRETAALADLPSREQLLARLAGLMAAPLQQFASLMQALPRNLAYGLVALRDQRAGGEPEGPAEAAAPAAEAAAPTAEAAPVEAEAEAGADNETSAE, from the coding sequence TTGGACAACCCGAGAGCCGAGAAGGTTGCCGTCGTCGACGAAGTGCGCCAGCACTTGGACGACGCGGATGCGGTGATTCTCACCGAGTACCGCGGGCTCACGGTCAAGGACCTTGCCGGCCTGCGCAGGAGCCTGCGCACGAACGGCGGCGAGTACAAGATCTTCAAGAACACCCTCGTGAGGCTGGCTGCCAAGCAGTCAGGGCTCGAGGCGCTCGACGAGCTGCTGACCGGCCCGACGGCGATCGCCTTCGTCAGCGGCGACGCTGCTGCGGTAGCCAAGTCGCTGCGGGACTACTCGCGAACCAACCCGCTGCTCGTCATCAAGGGCGGCGTGCTAGGCGACAAGGTGATCGGACCTAGAGAGACCGCCGCGCTTGCCGACCTGCCGTCGCGCGAACAGCTGCTCGCCCGCCTCGCCGGGTTGATGGCAGCCCCGCTTCAGCAGTTCGCCAGCCTCATGCAGGCGCTTCCGCGGAATCTCGCCTACGGGCTGGTCGCTCTTCGAGACCAGCGGGCCGGCGGCGAGCCGGAAGGTCCCGCCGAAGCTGCGGCGCCGGCAGCAGAAGCTGCGGCGCCGACAGCAGAGGCCGCACCGGTTGAAGCCGAAGCCGAAGCCGGCGCCGATAACGAAACATCAGCCGAATAG
- a CDS encoding DivIVA domain-containing protein, with protein METKNHNPSFTVSLRGYDREEVDDYLDSLAEALEQVDAAEEHTRQLQAHINRLNARIKELEDRMSSESPKSGMLLGERIGILLRQAEETAEETMTRAEAQAAKIVSVAEQRAEEAEQVVRSATARGEEQARRIESAARTDATEIIAEAEARATARTRQIEQWAEQVISHTRAEEARMLGDQKVARERFAVEMADLESKRVAAQQTLSELRDALGNAIGIVTIEPEKETPVSDAIPSTQAERDEADEPEALAPAHAVNDEDITDADGDEDDDEQFEQKLEAWVNWTGDADGPRLRDQR; from the coding sequence ATGGAGACCAAGAACCACAATCCTTCGTTCACCGTCAGCCTCCGCGGCTACGACCGGGAGGAGGTCGACGACTACCTCGACTCGCTCGCTGAAGCGCTCGAGCAGGTGGACGCGGCGGAGGAACACACTCGTCAGTTGCAAGCTCACATCAACCGGCTCAACGCCCGAATCAAGGAGCTCGAGGACCGGATGTCCTCAGAGAGCCCGAAGTCCGGGATGCTACTTGGCGAGCGGATCGGCATCCTGCTCCGTCAGGCCGAGGAGACAGCCGAGGAGACCATGACCCGCGCCGAGGCGCAGGCCGCCAAGATCGTCAGTGTCGCCGAGCAGCGCGCGGAGGAGGCCGAGCAGGTCGTGCGTTCCGCAACCGCGAGAGGCGAAGAACAGGCGCGGCGCATCGAGTCGGCCGCGCGGACCGACGCGACCGAGATAATCGCCGAAGCGGAGGCTCGGGCGACGGCTCGTACCCGCCAGATCGAGCAGTGGGCCGAGCAGGTCATCTCCCACACGCGCGCCGAGGAGGCCCGGATGCTGGGAGATCAAAAGGTTGCTCGCGAGCGTTTCGCCGTTGAAATGGCCGATCTCGAATCGAAACGGGTAGCCGCCCAGCAGACGCTGTCAGAGCTGCGCGATGCGCTTGGCAACGCGATCGGGATCGTGACGATCGAGCCGGAAAAAGAGACCCCCGTCTCCGATGCCATCCCCTCGACTCAGGCAGAGCGCGACGAGGCTGACGAGCCGGAGGCTTTGGCGCCGGCACACGCCGTCAACGACGAGGACATCACAGATGCGGATGGCGACGAGGACGACGACGAGCAGTTCGAGCAGAAGCTCGAGGCGTGGGTCAACTGGACCGGCGACGCCGACGGGCCAAGGCTCCGCGACCAAAGATAG
- the rplL gene encoding 50S ribosomal protein L7/L12, producing MATKEEILDSIASLSVLELSELIKDFEERFGVTAAAPVAVAAAPAAGAAGGGGEAPAEEEQDEFDVILSAAGDKKIQVIKEVRALTSLGLKEAKDLVDAAPKPVLEKVSKEDAEKAKAQLEGAGATVELK from the coding sequence ATGGCAACCAAGGAAGAGATTCTCGACAGCATCGCCTCGCTCTCAGTCCTCGAGCTATCCGAGCTCATCAAGGACTTCGAGGAGCGCTTCGGCGTAACCGCAGCCGCGCCAGTAGCTGTCGCAGCAGCGCCGGCAGCAGGCGCCGCCGGCGGCGGTGGTGAGGCGCCGGCAGAGGAAGAGCAGGACGAGTTCGACGTCATCCTCTCCGCTGCGGGGGACAAGAAGATCCAGGTGATCAAGGAGGTCCGTGCACTCACGAGCCTCGGCCTCAAGGAGGCGAAGGACCTGGTGGACGCGGCTCCCAAGCCGGTCCTCGAGAAGGTGAGCAAAGAAGACGCCGAGAAGGCCAAGGCGCAACTCGAAGGCGCCGGCGCCACCGTCGAGCTCAAGTAG